From the Chitinophaga lutea genome, one window contains:
- a CDS encoding L,D-transpeptidase family protein produces MKRIIIGILSLMAAMNVQAQQSFLDNQKMFPRVGVAFREKEENIKQEFAKKGIAYPAKQIYIRSFKLDSELEIWVRNNVTDTFKLLKTYRVCSLSGRMGPKRKEGDRQVPEGFYYINDFNPNSSFHLSLGINYPNYSDKILSDQKKPGGDIYIHGSCLTIGCIPLTDDFIEEVYLLAVHAKNNGQDFIPVHVFPVRFGNSRSMDYLGSVSLADNESQKFWLNLKAAYDYFEKHRKLPVVMVNGQGKYVYTSPQQNAPHLAQGKTASGN; encoded by the coding sequence ATGAAGCGTATTATTATTGGCATTTTATCCCTCATGGCCGCTATGAATGTTCAGGCTCAACAGTCGTTCCTCGATAACCAGAAAATGTTCCCGAGGGTAGGCGTAGCGTTCCGTGAGAAAGAAGAAAACATTAAACAGGAGTTTGCGAAAAAAGGCATCGCTTATCCGGCAAAACAGATATACATCCGTTCCTTCAAGCTCGACAGCGAGCTGGAGATCTGGGTGCGTAACAACGTGACCGATACTTTCAAACTGCTGAAGACCTACCGCGTTTGTTCGCTATCCGGCCGGATGGGGCCGAAAAGGAAAGAAGGCGACCGCCAGGTGCCGGAAGGGTTCTATTATATCAACGATTTTAACCCCAACAGCAGCTTCCACCTTTCACTTGGTATCAACTATCCGAACTATTCCGATAAAATCCTCAGCGACCAGAAAAAGCCCGGCGGCGATATTTATATCCACGGCAGCTGCCTGACCATCGGGTGTATCCCGCTGACCGACGATTTTATCGAAGAAGTATACCTGCTGGCCGTGCATGCCAAAAACAACGGACAGGATTTTATTCCCGTGCATGTGTTCCCGGTGCGCTTCGGCAATTCCCGCTCGATGGATTACCTCGGCAGCGTATCGCTGGCCGATAACGAATCGCAGAAATTCTGGCTGAACCTGAAAGCCGCGTACGACTACTTCGAAAAACACCGCAAACTGCCGGTGGTGATGGTGAACGGCCAGGGCAAATACGTGTACACCTCGCCGCAGCAAAACGCGCCGCACCTGGCGCAGGGTAAAACCGCCTCCGGCAACTAA
- a CDS encoding gluconate 2-dehydrogenase subunit 3 family protein: MNRRDAIRNVAILMGTALSASTLAALEGCSSGPKNYTLQTPETKALLAEIAETIIPETSTPGAKAAKVDEFILVMVGDCYDEKAQKVFTDGLDKINDESKKRFSKGFVDITPEQRTELLTAIDKERVDYNKRKDKKEGDPVHYFQYLKELTLLGYFTSEPGATKALRYVKVPGKYEGCVPYKKGDKAWA, from the coding sequence ATGAACAGAAGAGACGCTATCAGGAATGTGGCTATCCTTATGGGAACAGCGCTTTCCGCTTCCACGTTAGCGGCACTGGAGGGTTGTAGCTCCGGGCCCAAGAACTATACGCTGCAAACGCCTGAAACCAAGGCTTTGCTGGCTGAGATCGCCGAAACAATCATTCCGGAAACGTCTACGCCCGGCGCCAAAGCGGCCAAGGTGGATGAGTTTATACTGGTAATGGTGGGCGACTGCTACGATGAAAAAGCCCAGAAAGTTTTCACCGACGGCCTCGACAAAATCAACGACGAGAGCAAAAAACGCTTCTCCAAAGGGTTTGTCGACATTACGCCGGAGCAGCGCACCGAATTGCTGACCGCCATCGATAAGGAGCGGGTGGACTACAACAAACGCAAAGACAAAAAGGAAGGTGACCCTGTGCATTATTTCCAGTACCTGAAGGAGCTCACGCTGCTGGGCTACTTTACGTCCGAGCCCGGCGCCACCAAAGCGCTGCGCTACGTGAAAGTACCCGGAAAGTACGAAGGTTGTGTGCCTTATAAAAAAGGCGACAAGGCATGGGCTTAA
- a CDS encoding GMC oxidoreductase — MNLNIKAQDQNTYDAIVIGSGVSGGWAAKELTEKGLKVLMLDRGKDLKHGQYETANKDPWEFAHRGRITEEQKKTHEKLQRDYPYSEHNEKYWIKDSDSPYKEDKRFDWYRPDIVGGKSIMWGRQSYRLSDLDFEANAKDGIAVDWPIRYSDIAPWYDYVERFAGISGQKEGLPHLPDGQFMPAMEMNCVEKDVKARIEAAFKGRIMTIGRVANITQPLPGRTNCQYRNLCSRGCPFGAYFSTQSSTLPAAMATGNLTLRPDSIVNSVIYDEKLGKATGVRVIDKVSKQMVEYHAKIIFINGSTLGSTFVMLNSTSSRFPNGLGNDSGVLGKYLMDHHFRNGASGIAEGYDDKYFYGRRANGIYIPRFRNIGNDKRDYLRGFGYQGGASRSGWSRGVAELGVGKDFKEMLTEPGQWSMGIGGFGECLPYEDNYVALDTSVKDAWGQPVLRFHAEFKENEMKMRKDMMNDAAEMLEAAGIKDVKTYDRGSYPGMAIHEMGTARMGRDPKTSVLNGWNQMHAVKNVFVTDGAAMTSASCVNPSLTYMALTARAADYAVKELKKGNI, encoded by the coding sequence ATGAACCTGAATATAAAAGCGCAGGACCAGAACACGTATGATGCCATCGTGATCGGTTCCGGTGTCAGCGGCGGCTGGGCTGCCAAAGAGCTGACCGAAAAAGGCCTCAAAGTGTTGATGCTCGACCGTGGTAAAGACCTCAAACACGGCCAGTACGAAACCGCCAACAAAGATCCCTGGGAATTCGCCCACCGCGGCCGGATCACCGAAGAACAGAAAAAAACGCACGAAAAGCTGCAGCGCGATTACCCGTACAGCGAGCACAACGAAAAATACTGGATCAAAGACAGTGATAGCCCTTACAAGGAAGATAAACGCTTCGACTGGTACCGTCCCGATATCGTAGGCGGCAAGTCGATCATGTGGGGCCGCCAGAGTTACCGCCTCAGCGACCTCGACTTCGAAGCCAACGCCAAGGACGGTATTGCCGTAGACTGGCCTATCCGCTACAGCGACATCGCGCCCTGGTACGATTACGTGGAGCGCTTCGCCGGCATCAGCGGCCAGAAAGAAGGGCTGCCGCATCTTCCGGACGGGCAGTTCATGCCTGCCATGGAAATGAACTGCGTGGAAAAAGATGTAAAGGCGAGGATCGAAGCGGCATTCAAAGGCCGTATCATGACCATCGGCCGTGTGGCCAACATCACGCAACCGCTGCCCGGCCGTACCAACTGCCAGTACCGCAACCTGTGCAGCAGGGGCTGTCCCTTCGGCGCTTATTTCAGCACGCAGTCGTCGACCCTGCCCGCCGCCATGGCAACCGGCAACCTGACGCTGCGTCCCGATTCCATCGTGAACTCCGTGATCTACGACGAGAAGCTGGGCAAAGCCACCGGCGTTCGTGTGATCGACAAGGTGAGCAAACAAATGGTGGAATACCATGCGAAGATCATCTTCATCAACGGCTCCACCCTGGGTTCTACTTTCGTGATGCTCAACTCCACTTCCAGCCGCTTCCCCAACGGGCTCGGCAACGACAGCGGGGTGCTGGGCAAATACCTGATGGACCACCACTTCCGCAACGGCGCGTCCGGCATCGCGGAAGGGTACGATGATAAATACTTCTACGGCCGACGTGCGAACGGCATCTACATTCCCCGTTTCCGCAACATCGGCAACGACAAACGCGATTACCTGCGCGGCTTCGGCTACCAGGGCGGCGCGAGCCGTTCCGGATGGAGCAGGGGCGTGGCTGAACTGGGTGTGGGCAAAGACTTCAAGGAAATGCTTACCGAGCCCGGCCAGTGGAGCATGGGCATCGGCGGTTTCGGGGAGTGCCTGCCTTACGAAGACAACTACGTGGCGCTCGATACATCCGTGAAAGACGCATGGGGCCAGCCGGTGCTGCGCTTCCACGCCGAGTTCAAGGAGAACGAAATGAAGATGCGGAAAGACATGATGAACGATGCTGCCGAAATGCTGGAAGCTGCCGGTATCAAGGATGTGAAAACATACGACAGGGGCTCATATCCCGGTATGGCCATCCACGAAATGGGCACCGCGCGGATGGGCCGAGACCCGAAAACGTCCGTGCTCAACGGCTGGAACCAGATGCACGCCGTGAAGAACGTGTTCGTAACCGACGGCGCCGCCATGACCTCCGCTTCCTGCGTGAACCCTTCCCTCACTTACATGGCCCTCACAGCCCGCGCTGCGGACTACGCCGTGAAAGAACTGAAGAAAGGCAATATCTGA